One stretch of Lysobacterales bacterium DNA includes these proteins:
- a CDS encoding PIN domain-containing protein: MLIADTGFFYALADRRDRHHARAEEALAAVREPLVTTWPVLTETTHLMQLRLGAKVASRFLQVVADGFCAVQAIEAAELPRITVMMKKYANLPMDLADASLVWLAEHLDDGRILSTDQRDFKTYRFKNHKPFKNVLLTD, encoded by the coding sequence ATGTTGATCGCTGACACCGGCTTCTTCTATGCGCTTGCCGATCGCCGTGACCGCCACCATGCGCGAGCCGAAGAAGCCCTGGCGGCCGTGCGCGAGCCCCTGGTGACGACTTGGCCGGTGCTCACCGAAACGACGCACCTGATGCAGCTGCGCCTGGGCGCGAAGGTGGCGTCGAGATTCCTGCAGGTCGTCGCGGATGGCTTCTGCGCCGTGCAAGCGATCGAAGCTGCAGAATTGCCGCGCATCACGGTGATGATGAAGAAGTACGCCAACTTGCCGATGGACTTGGCCGATGCCTCACTGGTCTGGCTCGCCGAACACCTCGACGATGGACGCATCCTGAGCACCGACCAACGCGACTTCAAGACCTATCGCTTCAAGAACCACAAGCCATTCAAGAACGTGCTGCTGACGGATTGA